The Plectropomus leopardus isolate mb unplaced genomic scaffold, YSFRI_Pleo_2.0 unplaced_scaffold9221, whole genome shotgun sequence genome includes the window ATGTCATAGCCATGGGCGGAGCCATTAGGGGCTGGCGgcatcttcctcttctcctgcAGACAGAGAAGATGGAGAAGATACAGAGAGCTGAAGTCAGGACGGACACGACGCCAGTGTGGTTACATTTAAGATCGTGGCGGTCTGACAGGATGCCGATTCAGTGGAGGTCTCACCTGAGACGGGACGCTCTTTGGGGGTTCGATGCGGATGCTGGGGTCCCACTCGCCTGGAGGAAGCACGGTGACCTGATCCAGGAACTCGTCGATCCCTGACAGCAGATCGGTCCTGTCTTTAGCTTTGTAGGCAACATCATGAAAAATCTACCGAAAAGAGACGTGAACATTTACAGATCCTGCACAAACTGCACAGctcttcatttaaaaacagacacagcatCACCTGAGGACGTTAATCAGACTGTacacagctccctctggagaCACCGCGGGCTTTATACTACATTTAAAACTCCACAACACCTGAAAATCACAGAGGTGGAAAATCCCCTGAgttcattttaaccctttgacacatGGACTGGCATcagttttttcttgtgctgctttcagacaccttcaaCATGtgtttaaagctttgaaacctgagaaaaaagaa containing:
- the LOC121940668 gene encoding sodium bicarbonate cotransporter 3-like yields the protein IFHDVAYKAKDRTDLLSGIDEFLDQVTVLPPGEWDPSIRIEPPKSVPSQEKRKMPPAPNGSAHGYDIIKESEHDAGPELQRTGRSVCFTVRLSEDH